TTAAAGCACTCTTTATTAATCAATGTTTGAAGAATAACAGGACATTATCATCTGTTTCATTAAGGTTAGCAGCGTTGTTATTACAAGAGCTTGATGATGTTGAAGCAAAGGAACTTCCCCCTAGAAAACGGCTAGCAGAGTATTTACAAACTTCAAGGACATCTGTAATAAATGCATTGGTTCAGTTAGAGGAAAATAATGTGATTATACGTCAAGTTAGTATAATTCAAGCAATTGTAGGACCATCGGATGAAGAAAAAGATAGATATTATAAAATTGGACAGGAGAACTTAAAACAACGAAAGTTTAGTGATAAATTTTTAATAAATAGATTTTATAATCAAGAATACAAGCCTATCGACCAACAAGAATTTACAAAAGAAATTATTAATTATTCAAATGAAAACTTAAATAATTATATAACAACTGAATGTCTTGTTAATAAGATTCAGGATTTAGAAAAAAGAATTAAAAAATTAGAAGAAAAATCTATTTAAAAAAAAGAGATAATAAACATAAATATCTATAAATTCAAAATTACAAGGAGAAATTTGTATGGGATATGAAAAAGAAGAATGCACTTGGTGTAATGGTACGGGTAAGGAATATTGTGGATACTGTTTTGGAACTGGGAAAGTAAATTGTGCATGTGGTGGATTTGATGATGATTGTATATTCTGCAATGGAACTGGAAATATAAAATGTAATATGTGTTTGGGAGATGGAGAAGTAGATTGTAGTATGTGTTTTGGATTTGGAAGAAGATAATTATTTATACTAAAAAGAAAGATGTGATACATATGACGTGTTCAGAATTGGCATTTAAGCTAATAGATGAGTATTCTAAATATACGCAAAAAGGGTTATAAAAAAAAATATGGTATACCATTAGAGATAATAGCAAGACTTACTAAACAGTTTAACTATAATCATCGTATTTTAAGCCTAAGAAAATTTTCTATTCGTGATGAGGAGGTTTTATATTTAGCACCATATGTACCTTTAATAACAAATTAATATAATAATTAGAACATCTAAATTAATTAAGTATTTTATTTATATTGAAGACAAGCTTATGAAATTAGAAGAAAAATATAAGGAGTGATAAAAATGGACTTATTTGAAAAACAAGATAAAATTGTAGAAATGTATATTACACGAGAATATACTATACCTAAATTAGCAAATGAAACTGGTATGAGAGAAGAAGACGTTGCTACAATATTGCATTTGAACAACTTTTATTATGGGATAAAGCGAAATTCAGATAATATGCTAAATAATAAACTTTATAATTTCTGTATATCTGAAAGAAAGTTAGAATCAATTAGAACATTATAATTTTAAACACTAAAGTACATAATGAAACTAGCAATAGTTAATGATATAATCATATTAAAACTAAATTGCACAAAAAAAACTAGTAGTACCACAAGGCCAGTTGTGGATTCTACTAGTTTTTTATATTTTGTTTAAGCATTGATCCAAGCTTATCTAAAATAAAGTTCTTTTTTCTAACTATTTTTGAGTAAGAAATCTTTTTCTTAGATGCATAATCTGTAAGTGAAAAATTATTGTAGTATACAAAGAATATAAGTTCAAATTCATCAGGCTCAAGATCTGAAACTATTCTTTGAATATTCAATATTCGTTCATGCTCCAAATAATCAAGCTCTAAATTTTCATTACTTTGTAGAAACTCTGTAAAGTCATTAGGACAATTCCCATCAATAGATGCATTGATGCTTAGTGTATTTTGATGTTTTTTATTTTCTCTTGCTGTATATTTCATTACGTTTTTTATTGCACTATAAACATAGCTTGAAAATGAATGTTTTGAAGTATCATATTTATCTACAGCATTAATTAAAGCAATATAGCCTATTTGTACAAGATCATATTCATCATAATTTTTTATATTAAAATTTTTAGCAGTTTTAAATATGAAAGGTTTAAATTGGAGCAGCAGCTTGGTTAAGCTTTCAGAGTTGCCCGTTTTAGCTAGTTTGACTTGATCTTCTATTTGGTCATAATTCATTAAAATACCCCCTTAAATCAATTGACAGTGTTAATTATCAGCAGTCAATTTCTAATTGCTAATATATATGCAAAAGTTATAAAAATTTACAAAGGGGATTAACTTTAAATATATAAAGTGAAACTTTTCAGATGGAGTTTTGACTCTGGCTGAATTTAGTTGAACTAATACCACCAAGGGTACCCAGTCCAGGAGCGCACATCCATTAAAACTATTATATCACAATAGAAAATGATTAACATTAGATGAATCAAGAAAAAATATATAGATAAAAATGTAAAATATTTGTATAATTTGAAAGAATATTGTATGATATAAATAACAAAATCCAAACAATTCCATATAAAAAACAACCCCTATAATGTACTAGGCCTAGGAAACTTAAATACACTATAGGGAATCACTTACTTAATTATATTTTATTTATTATAGAATAATTATACAATATGTGACATATTAAGTCAATAAGTGAGTGGGTTAGTGATTGTAAATAAATATGTATGTTTATTTATACATTTATTTATAGTTTTTTTGTTTTTTTATAATTGTATAGAAAACAAAGGGGGAAAATAACGTGCTTAGCGCTATTAGAAAATTGACGGAAGACATAGAGTATAATATTGATCCTAAGTTTAAAGATGAAGC
This genomic stretch from Clostridium beijerinckii harbors:
- a CDS encoding helix-turn-helix domain-containing protein, whose product is MGFQRLYSSNDENNTVIINKDFFKALFINQCLKNNRTLSSVSLRLAALLLQELDDVEAKELPPRKRLAEYLQTSRTSVINALVQLEENNVIIRQVSIIQAIVGPSDEEKDRYYKIGQENLKQRKFSDKFLINRFYNQEYKPIDQQEFTKEIINYSNENLNNYITTECLVNKIQDLEKRIKKLEEKSI
- a CDS encoding sigma-70 family RNA polymerase sigma factor encodes the protein MNYDQIEDQVKLAKTGNSESLTKLLLQFKPFIFKTAKNFNIKNYDEYDLVQIGYIALINAVDKYDTSKHSFSSYVYSAIKNVMKYTARENKKHQNTLSINASIDGNCPNDFTEFLQSNENLELDYLEHERILNIQRIVSDLEPDEFELIFFVYYNNFSLTDYASKKKISYSKIVRKKNFILDKLGSMLKQNIKN